One genomic region from Equus asinus isolate D_3611 breed Donkey chromosome 8, EquAss-T2T_v2, whole genome shotgun sequence encodes:
- the ZNF451 gene encoding E3 SUMO-protein ligase ZNF451 isoform X2, which produces MGEPGAEIIESVPPAGPEASESTTDENEDDIQFVSEGPLRPVLEYIDLVSSDDEEPSTSHSDDNVKHKDYIDHQKDKVALTLARLARHVEVEKQQKEEKNRAFREKVDFQHAHGLQELEFIRGHSDTEAARLCVDQWLKMPGLKTGTINSGTKSSFRRGGQMRVSGKPISCPIMHCNKEFDNGHLLLGHLKRFDHSPCDPTITLHGPFFSSFACVVCYKTFVTQQQYRDHLLAKEAADDGHKNNLLPQIIQCFACPNCFLLFRSKDECLKHMSGKNHFHQRFKMGDDKGIAHPISFPSFAKKLLISLCKDVAFQVKCVACHQTLRSHMELTAHFRVRCRNAGPVAVAEKSIAQIAEKFILRGYCPNCNQGFVDESSTRNHKKNSGHKVRAINSMEESVLLYCHSNEGNKPPSDLHLLLDQSKFSSLKRTMSVQESGSQDHSTIPEKKMNLGDKSCEDRFCVQKEKSLVKTWFCECRQQFPSEDAVEKHVFSANTMCYKCVVCGKVCEDSGVIRLHMSRIHGGAHLNNFLFWCRTCKKELTRKETIMAHVTEFHNGHRYFYETDEVEGETLASSSTMLVSNLTAKNPSSTITITDHSPANRPPRGKWQCRICEDMFDSQECVKQHCMSLASHQFHRYSCAHCKKTFHKVETLYRHCQDEHDNEIKIKYFCGLCDLIFNVEEAFLSHYKEHHSIDYVFVSEKTETSIKTETDFPVVEISNLLTCGCRESYICKVNRKEDYSRCLQIMLDKGTLWFRCSLCSATAQNVADMNTHIHQVHREEKSEEEQQYAIKCGTCTKTFHDPESAQQHFHRKHCFSQKPSVAHFGSEKTSLYKFAASTSRTERKPKQAVSCPKSSDVEKGAENDLSSQNIDEEDVELPDLDYLRTMTHIVFVDFDNWSNFFGHLPGHLNQGTFIWGFQGGNTNWKPPLNCKIYNYLNRIGCFFLHPRCSKRKDAADFAICMHAGRLDEQLPKQIPFTILSGDQGFLELENQFKKTQRPAHILNPHHLEGDMMCALLNSISDTTKDVELEEAIRRSLEEM; this is translated from the exons GATAATGTTAAGCATAAAGACTATATTGACCATCAGAAGGATAAAGTTGCTTTAACTCTGGCTCGTCTAGCCCGCCATGTTGAAGTGGAGaaacagcagaaagaagagaagaatagagCATTCAGG GAAAAAGTTGATTTTCAGCATGCTCATGGGTTACAAGAATTGGAATTTATTCGAGGACATTCTGATACAGAAGCAGCAAGACTGTGTGTGGACCAGTGGCTAAAAATGCCAG GACTCAAAACTGGCACAATTAATTCTGGAACAAAAAGTTCATTCCGAAGAGGAGGCCAAATGCGGGTATCTGGGAAACCAATTTCATGTCCCATAATGCACTGTAACAAGGAATTTGATaatgggcaccttctcttaggaCATTTGAAAAG GTTTGATCACTCTCCATGTGATCCGACAATTACACTACATGGACCTTTCTTCAGTTCCTTTGCTTGTGTAGTGTGTTATAAAACTTTTGTTACTCAACAGCAATATAGAGATCACCTTTTGGCTAAG GAAGCTGCAGATGATGGACATAAAAACAACCTTCTTCCTCAGATTATTCAGTGTTTTGCCTGTCCAAATTGCTTCCTTCTTTTTCGCAGCAAGGATGAGTGTTTGAAGCATATGTCTGGAAAGAATCATTTCCATCAGAGGTTTAAAATGGGTG aTGACAAGGGAATAGCACATCCAATATCATTTCCATCTTTTGCAAAGAAACTTTTGATCTCTCTGTGCAAAGATGTTGCATTTCAAGTTAAGTGTGTGGCCTGCCACCAGACACTGCGTTCCCACATGGAGCTCACTGCCCATTTCAG AGTTCGTTGTCGAAATGCTGGTCCTGTAGCTGTAGCTGAGAAAAGCATTGCCCAGATTGCAGAGAAGTTCATATTGAGAGGTTATTGTCCAAATTGCAACCAAGGCTTTGTGGATGAAAGCAGTACCCGAAATCACAAGAAGAATTCAGGACACAAAGTCCGAGCCATTAACTCAATGGAAGAATCAGTCTTACTTTATTGCCACAGCAATGAAGGGAACAAACCTCCTTCTGACTTGCATCTATTGCTAGATCAATCAAAATTTTCATCTCTTAAAAGAACTATGTCTGTTCAAGAATCTGGCTCACAAGATCACAGCACCATTCCAGAAAAGAAGATGAATTTAGGAGATAAAAGTTGTGAAGATAGATTCTGTGTCCAGAAAGAAAAGTCACTTGTTAAAACCTGGTTTTGTGAATGTCGTCAACAATTCCCAAGTGAAGATGCAGTAGAAAAGCACGTTTTTTCGGCAAACACAATGTGTTATAAGTGTGTGGTCTGTGGAAAGGTGTGTGAAGATTCAGGGGTCATCCGTTTACATATGAGCCGCATTCACGGAGGGGCACATttaaataactttcttttctgGTGTCGGACATGCAAAAAGGAGTTAACAAGGAAAGAGACTATCATGGCACATGTGACCGAATTTCATAATGGACACAGATATTTTTATGAGACGGATGAGGTAGAAGGTGAAACTTTAGCATCATCCTCTACAATGCTGGTGAGTAATTTGACTGCTAAGAATCCTTCTTCAACTATTACTATTACCGATCATTCCCCAGCGAACCGTCCTCCAAGGGGTAAATGGCAATGCCGAATTTGTGAAGATATGTTTGATTCCCAAGAATGTGTAAAGCAGCACTGCATGTCTTTAGCAAGTCACCAATTCCATAGATACAGTTGTGCCCATTGCAAAAAGACTTTTCACAAAGTAGAAACACTGTACCGACATTGCCAGGATGAACATGACAATGAGATAAAGATAAAGTACTTCTGTGGGCTTTGTGATCTTATCTTTAATGTGGAAGAAGCGTTTTTGAGTCATTATAAGGAGCACCACAGTATAGATTATGTGTTTGTGTCAGAAAAAACTGAAACTTCGATTAAAACTGAGACTGATTTTCCAGTAGTAGAGATCAGCAACCTGTTAACCTGTGGTTGCCGTGAGAGTTACATCTGTAAAGTCAACAGAAAGGAAGATTATAGTCGATGTCTCCAAATCATGCTGGATAAAGGTACACTGTGGTTTCGCTGCAGTTTATGTTCCGCAACAGCACAGAACGTAGCCGACATGAACACTCATATCCATCAAGtgcacagagaagaaaagagtgaGGAGGAGCAGCAGTATGCGATCAAGTGTGGCACCTGCACCAAAACATTTCATGATCCTGAGAGTGCTCAGCAGCACTTCCATAGAAAGCACTGCTTCTCGCAGAAACCTAGTGTGGCTCATTTTGGATCTGAAAAAACAAGCCTCTACAAGTTTGCTGCCAGTACTTCACGCACAGAGAGAAAACCGAAACAGGCAGTAAGCTGTCCAAAAAGTTCAGACGTGGAGAAAGGAGCCGAGAATGACCTAAGCTCTCAGAATATAG atGAAGAAGATGTTGAGCTTCCAGATTTGGATTACCTGCGAACCATGACTCATATAGTCTTTGTAGATTTTGATAACTGGTCAAACTTTTTTGGTCATCTACCAGGGCATCTTAACCAAGGAACGTTTATTTGGGGCTTTCAAG GAGGAAACACCAATTGGAAGCCTCCACTCAACTGTAAGATCTATAATTACCTGAATAGAATTGGGTGCTTCTTCCTTCATCCTCGCTGTAGTAAAAGAAAAGACGCTGCTGATTTTGCCATATGTATGCAT GCTGGCCGTCTAGATGAACAACTACCCAAGCAAATTCCTTTCACCATCCTCTCAGGAGATCAAGGATTTCTGGAGCTAGAGAATCAATTTAAGAAGACTCAGAGGCCAGCACATATACTAAACCCTCACCACTTAGAGGGAGATATGATGTGTGCCTTGTTAAATAGCATATCTGATACCACCAAAG
- the ZNF451 gene encoding E3 SUMO-protein ligase ZNF451 isoform X1: MGEPGAEIIESVPPAGPEASESTTDENEDDIQFVSEGPLRPVLEYIDLVSSDDEEPSTSHSDDNVKHKDYIDHQKDKVALTLARLARHVEVEKQQKEEKNRAFREKVDFQHAHGLQELEFIRGHSDTEAARLCVDQWLKMPGLKTGTINSGTKSSFRRGGQMRVSGKPISCPIMHCNKEFDNGHLLLGHLKRFDHSPCDPTITLHGPFFSSFACVVCYKTFVTQQQYRDHLLAKEAADDGHKNNLLPQIIQCFACPNCFLLFRSKDECLKHMSGKNHFHQRFKMGDDKGIAHPISFPSFAKKLLISLCKDVAFQVKCVACHQTLRSHMELTAHFRVRCRNAGPVAVAEKSIAQIAEKFILRGYCPNCNQGFVDESSTRNHKKNSGHKVRAINSMEESVLLYCHSNEGNKPPSDLHLLLDQSKFSSLKRTMSVQESGSQDHSTIPEKKMNLGDKSCEDRFCVQKEKSLVKTWFCECRQQFPSEDAVEKHVFSANTMCYKCVVCGKVCEDSGVIRLHMSRIHGGAHLNNFLFWCRTCKKELTRKETIMAHVTEFHNGHRYFYETDEVEGETLASSSTMLVSNLTAKNPSSTITITDHSPANRPPRGKWQCRICEDMFDSQECVKQHCMSLASHQFHRYSCAHCKKTFHKVETLYRHCQDEHDNEIKIKYFCGLCDLIFNVEEAFLSHYKEHHSIDYVFVSEKTETSIKTETDFPVVEISNLLTCGCRESYICKVNRKEDYSRCLQIMLDKGTLWFRCSLCSATAQNVADMNTHIHQVHREEKSEEEQQYAIKCGTCTKTFHDPESAQQHFHRKHCFSQKPSVAHFGSEKTSLYKFAASTSRTERKPKQAVSCPKSSDVEKGAENDLSSQNIDEEDVELPDLDYLRTMTHIVFVDFDNWSNFFGHLPGHLNQGTFIWGFQGGNTNWKPPLNCKIYNYLNRIGCFFLHPRCSKRKDAADFAICMHAGRLDEQLPKQIPFTILSGDQGFLELENQFKKTQRPAHILNPHHLEGDMMCALLNSISDTTKECDSDDNLGNKSTSVGEEFRSTEDVELEEAIRRSLEEM, translated from the exons GATAATGTTAAGCATAAAGACTATATTGACCATCAGAAGGATAAAGTTGCTTTAACTCTGGCTCGTCTAGCCCGCCATGTTGAAGTGGAGaaacagcagaaagaagagaagaatagagCATTCAGG GAAAAAGTTGATTTTCAGCATGCTCATGGGTTACAAGAATTGGAATTTATTCGAGGACATTCTGATACAGAAGCAGCAAGACTGTGTGTGGACCAGTGGCTAAAAATGCCAG GACTCAAAACTGGCACAATTAATTCTGGAACAAAAAGTTCATTCCGAAGAGGAGGCCAAATGCGGGTATCTGGGAAACCAATTTCATGTCCCATAATGCACTGTAACAAGGAATTTGATaatgggcaccttctcttaggaCATTTGAAAAG GTTTGATCACTCTCCATGTGATCCGACAATTACACTACATGGACCTTTCTTCAGTTCCTTTGCTTGTGTAGTGTGTTATAAAACTTTTGTTACTCAACAGCAATATAGAGATCACCTTTTGGCTAAG GAAGCTGCAGATGATGGACATAAAAACAACCTTCTTCCTCAGATTATTCAGTGTTTTGCCTGTCCAAATTGCTTCCTTCTTTTTCGCAGCAAGGATGAGTGTTTGAAGCATATGTCTGGAAAGAATCATTTCCATCAGAGGTTTAAAATGGGTG aTGACAAGGGAATAGCACATCCAATATCATTTCCATCTTTTGCAAAGAAACTTTTGATCTCTCTGTGCAAAGATGTTGCATTTCAAGTTAAGTGTGTGGCCTGCCACCAGACACTGCGTTCCCACATGGAGCTCACTGCCCATTTCAG AGTTCGTTGTCGAAATGCTGGTCCTGTAGCTGTAGCTGAGAAAAGCATTGCCCAGATTGCAGAGAAGTTCATATTGAGAGGTTATTGTCCAAATTGCAACCAAGGCTTTGTGGATGAAAGCAGTACCCGAAATCACAAGAAGAATTCAGGACACAAAGTCCGAGCCATTAACTCAATGGAAGAATCAGTCTTACTTTATTGCCACAGCAATGAAGGGAACAAACCTCCTTCTGACTTGCATCTATTGCTAGATCAATCAAAATTTTCATCTCTTAAAAGAACTATGTCTGTTCAAGAATCTGGCTCACAAGATCACAGCACCATTCCAGAAAAGAAGATGAATTTAGGAGATAAAAGTTGTGAAGATAGATTCTGTGTCCAGAAAGAAAAGTCACTTGTTAAAACCTGGTTTTGTGAATGTCGTCAACAATTCCCAAGTGAAGATGCAGTAGAAAAGCACGTTTTTTCGGCAAACACAATGTGTTATAAGTGTGTGGTCTGTGGAAAGGTGTGTGAAGATTCAGGGGTCATCCGTTTACATATGAGCCGCATTCACGGAGGGGCACATttaaataactttcttttctgGTGTCGGACATGCAAAAAGGAGTTAACAAGGAAAGAGACTATCATGGCACATGTGACCGAATTTCATAATGGACACAGATATTTTTATGAGACGGATGAGGTAGAAGGTGAAACTTTAGCATCATCCTCTACAATGCTGGTGAGTAATTTGACTGCTAAGAATCCTTCTTCAACTATTACTATTACCGATCATTCCCCAGCGAACCGTCCTCCAAGGGGTAAATGGCAATGCCGAATTTGTGAAGATATGTTTGATTCCCAAGAATGTGTAAAGCAGCACTGCATGTCTTTAGCAAGTCACCAATTCCATAGATACAGTTGTGCCCATTGCAAAAAGACTTTTCACAAAGTAGAAACACTGTACCGACATTGCCAGGATGAACATGACAATGAGATAAAGATAAAGTACTTCTGTGGGCTTTGTGATCTTATCTTTAATGTGGAAGAAGCGTTTTTGAGTCATTATAAGGAGCACCACAGTATAGATTATGTGTTTGTGTCAGAAAAAACTGAAACTTCGATTAAAACTGAGACTGATTTTCCAGTAGTAGAGATCAGCAACCTGTTAACCTGTGGTTGCCGTGAGAGTTACATCTGTAAAGTCAACAGAAAGGAAGATTATAGTCGATGTCTCCAAATCATGCTGGATAAAGGTACACTGTGGTTTCGCTGCAGTTTATGTTCCGCAACAGCACAGAACGTAGCCGACATGAACACTCATATCCATCAAGtgcacagagaagaaaagagtgaGGAGGAGCAGCAGTATGCGATCAAGTGTGGCACCTGCACCAAAACATTTCATGATCCTGAGAGTGCTCAGCAGCACTTCCATAGAAAGCACTGCTTCTCGCAGAAACCTAGTGTGGCTCATTTTGGATCTGAAAAAACAAGCCTCTACAAGTTTGCTGCCAGTACTTCACGCACAGAGAGAAAACCGAAACAGGCAGTAAGCTGTCCAAAAAGTTCAGACGTGGAGAAAGGAGCCGAGAATGACCTAAGCTCTCAGAATATAG atGAAGAAGATGTTGAGCTTCCAGATTTGGATTACCTGCGAACCATGACTCATATAGTCTTTGTAGATTTTGATAACTGGTCAAACTTTTTTGGTCATCTACCAGGGCATCTTAACCAAGGAACGTTTATTTGGGGCTTTCAAG GAGGAAACACCAATTGGAAGCCTCCACTCAACTGTAAGATCTATAATTACCTGAATAGAATTGGGTGCTTCTTCCTTCATCCTCGCTGTAGTAAAAGAAAAGACGCTGCTGATTTTGCCATATGTATGCAT GCTGGCCGTCTAGATGAACAACTACCCAAGCAAATTCCTTTCACCATCCTCTCAGGAGATCAAGGATTTCTGGAGCTAGAGAATCAATTTAAGAAGACTCAGAGGCCAGCACATATACTAAACCCTCACCACTTAGAGGGAGATATGATGTGTGCCTTGTTAAATAGCATATCTGATACCACCAAAG
- the ZNF451 gene encoding E3 SUMO-protein ligase ZNF451 isoform X3 has protein sequence MRGFLSSLHCEKLVEVLEDNVKHKDYIDHQKDKVALTLARLARHVEVEKQQKEEKNRAFREKVDFQHAHGLQELEFIRGHSDTEAARLCVDQWLKMPGLKTGTINSGTKSSFRRGGQMRVSGKPISCPIMHCNKEFDNGHLLLGHLKRFDHSPCDPTITLHGPFFSSFACVVCYKTFVTQQQYRDHLLAKEAADDGHKNNLLPQIIQCFACPNCFLLFRSKDECLKHMSGKNHFHQRFKMGDDKGIAHPISFPSFAKKLLISLCKDVAFQVKCVACHQTLRSHMELTAHFRVRCRNAGPVAVAEKSIAQIAEKFILRGYCPNCNQGFVDESSTRNHKKNSGHKVRAINSMEESVLLYCHSNEGNKPPSDLHLLLDQSKFSSLKRTMSVQESGSQDHSTIPEKKMNLGDKSCEDRFCVQKEKSLVKTWFCECRQQFPSEDAVEKHVFSANTMCYKCVVCGKVCEDSGVIRLHMSRIHGGAHLNNFLFWCRTCKKELTRKETIMAHVTEFHNGHRYFYETDEVEGETLASSSTMLVSNLTAKNPSSTITITDHSPANRPPRGKWQCRICEDMFDSQECVKQHCMSLASHQFHRYSCAHCKKTFHKVETLYRHCQDEHDNEIKIKYFCGLCDLIFNVEEAFLSHYKEHHSIDYVFVSEKTETSIKTETDFPVVEISNLLTCGCRESYICKVNRKEDYSRCLQIMLDKGTLWFRCSLCSATAQNVADMNTHIHQVHREEKSEEEQQYAIKCGTCTKTFHDPESAQQHFHRKHCFSQKPSVAHFGSEKTSLYKFAASTSRTERKPKQAVSCPKSSDVEKGAENDLSSQNIDEEDVELPDLDYLRTMTHIVFVDFDNWSNFFGHLPGHLNQGTFIWGFQGGNTNWKPPLNCKIYNYLNRIGCFFLHPRCSKRKDAADFAICMHAGRLDEQLPKQIPFTILSGDQGFLELENQFKKTQRPAHILNPHHLEGDMMCALLNSISDTTKECDSDDNLGNKSTSVGEEFRSTEDVELEEAIRRSLEEM, from the exons GATAATGTTAAGCATAAAGACTATATTGACCATCAGAAGGATAAAGTTGCTTTAACTCTGGCTCGTCTAGCCCGCCATGTTGAAGTGGAGaaacagcagaaagaagagaagaatagagCATTCAGG GAAAAAGTTGATTTTCAGCATGCTCATGGGTTACAAGAATTGGAATTTATTCGAGGACATTCTGATACAGAAGCAGCAAGACTGTGTGTGGACCAGTGGCTAAAAATGCCAG GACTCAAAACTGGCACAATTAATTCTGGAACAAAAAGTTCATTCCGAAGAGGAGGCCAAATGCGGGTATCTGGGAAACCAATTTCATGTCCCATAATGCACTGTAACAAGGAATTTGATaatgggcaccttctcttaggaCATTTGAAAAG GTTTGATCACTCTCCATGTGATCCGACAATTACACTACATGGACCTTTCTTCAGTTCCTTTGCTTGTGTAGTGTGTTATAAAACTTTTGTTACTCAACAGCAATATAGAGATCACCTTTTGGCTAAG GAAGCTGCAGATGATGGACATAAAAACAACCTTCTTCCTCAGATTATTCAGTGTTTTGCCTGTCCAAATTGCTTCCTTCTTTTTCGCAGCAAGGATGAGTGTTTGAAGCATATGTCTGGAAAGAATCATTTCCATCAGAGGTTTAAAATGGGTG aTGACAAGGGAATAGCACATCCAATATCATTTCCATCTTTTGCAAAGAAACTTTTGATCTCTCTGTGCAAAGATGTTGCATTTCAAGTTAAGTGTGTGGCCTGCCACCAGACACTGCGTTCCCACATGGAGCTCACTGCCCATTTCAG AGTTCGTTGTCGAAATGCTGGTCCTGTAGCTGTAGCTGAGAAAAGCATTGCCCAGATTGCAGAGAAGTTCATATTGAGAGGTTATTGTCCAAATTGCAACCAAGGCTTTGTGGATGAAAGCAGTACCCGAAATCACAAGAAGAATTCAGGACACAAAGTCCGAGCCATTAACTCAATGGAAGAATCAGTCTTACTTTATTGCCACAGCAATGAAGGGAACAAACCTCCTTCTGACTTGCATCTATTGCTAGATCAATCAAAATTTTCATCTCTTAAAAGAACTATGTCTGTTCAAGAATCTGGCTCACAAGATCACAGCACCATTCCAGAAAAGAAGATGAATTTAGGAGATAAAAGTTGTGAAGATAGATTCTGTGTCCAGAAAGAAAAGTCACTTGTTAAAACCTGGTTTTGTGAATGTCGTCAACAATTCCCAAGTGAAGATGCAGTAGAAAAGCACGTTTTTTCGGCAAACACAATGTGTTATAAGTGTGTGGTCTGTGGAAAGGTGTGTGAAGATTCAGGGGTCATCCGTTTACATATGAGCCGCATTCACGGAGGGGCACATttaaataactttcttttctgGTGTCGGACATGCAAAAAGGAGTTAACAAGGAAAGAGACTATCATGGCACATGTGACCGAATTTCATAATGGACACAGATATTTTTATGAGACGGATGAGGTAGAAGGTGAAACTTTAGCATCATCCTCTACAATGCTGGTGAGTAATTTGACTGCTAAGAATCCTTCTTCAACTATTACTATTACCGATCATTCCCCAGCGAACCGTCCTCCAAGGGGTAAATGGCAATGCCGAATTTGTGAAGATATGTTTGATTCCCAAGAATGTGTAAAGCAGCACTGCATGTCTTTAGCAAGTCACCAATTCCATAGATACAGTTGTGCCCATTGCAAAAAGACTTTTCACAAAGTAGAAACACTGTACCGACATTGCCAGGATGAACATGACAATGAGATAAAGATAAAGTACTTCTGTGGGCTTTGTGATCTTATCTTTAATGTGGAAGAAGCGTTTTTGAGTCATTATAAGGAGCACCACAGTATAGATTATGTGTTTGTGTCAGAAAAAACTGAAACTTCGATTAAAACTGAGACTGATTTTCCAGTAGTAGAGATCAGCAACCTGTTAACCTGTGGTTGCCGTGAGAGTTACATCTGTAAAGTCAACAGAAAGGAAGATTATAGTCGATGTCTCCAAATCATGCTGGATAAAGGTACACTGTGGTTTCGCTGCAGTTTATGTTCCGCAACAGCACAGAACGTAGCCGACATGAACACTCATATCCATCAAGtgcacagagaagaaaagagtgaGGAGGAGCAGCAGTATGCGATCAAGTGTGGCACCTGCACCAAAACATTTCATGATCCTGAGAGTGCTCAGCAGCACTTCCATAGAAAGCACTGCTTCTCGCAGAAACCTAGTGTGGCTCATTTTGGATCTGAAAAAACAAGCCTCTACAAGTTTGCTGCCAGTACTTCACGCACAGAGAGAAAACCGAAACAGGCAGTAAGCTGTCCAAAAAGTTCAGACGTGGAGAAAGGAGCCGAGAATGACCTAAGCTCTCAGAATATAG atGAAGAAGATGTTGAGCTTCCAGATTTGGATTACCTGCGAACCATGACTCATATAGTCTTTGTAGATTTTGATAACTGGTCAAACTTTTTTGGTCATCTACCAGGGCATCTTAACCAAGGAACGTTTATTTGGGGCTTTCAAG GAGGAAACACCAATTGGAAGCCTCCACTCAACTGTAAGATCTATAATTACCTGAATAGAATTGGGTGCTTCTTCCTTCATCCTCGCTGTAGTAAAAGAAAAGACGCTGCTGATTTTGCCATATGTATGCAT GCTGGCCGTCTAGATGAACAACTACCCAAGCAAATTCCTTTCACCATCCTCTCAGGAGATCAAGGATTTCTGGAGCTAGAGAATCAATTTAAGAAGACTCAGAGGCCAGCACATATACTAAACCCTCACCACTTAGAGGGAGATATGATGTGTGCCTTGTTAAATAGCATATCTGATACCACCAAAG